DNA from Mycobacterium bourgelatii:
CCGCGCAAGCGGTGGACGAGGCCACCCGGCAACGAATCAGCGTCCTCGAGCAACTGATGGACGTCTACCGCGACTTGGATGCGGTTCCGGCCAAACTCGAGTCGGCATACCAGGAACTGAAGAACCCGCAGACCGGCACCGTGGTGCCGTTCGAGCAGAAAGTCAGCACCGGCTGAACCGCGCCGCTGAAGTTGTCCGACCGGGGCGGTATTCTCGGCGCCGTGTCGATCGCGACGCACAGGCTGACTGCTGCGCAAGCACGGCGGATAGCTGTTGCGGCCCAAGGATTTAGCGAACCCCGTCCCGCTGGCGCCATCACGCGCGGGCACCTGCGCCGGCTGATCTCCCGAATCCAAGTGCTGCAGTTGGATTCGGTGTCGGTGGCGGTGCGCGCCCACTACGCCCCGGTGTTCAGCCGATTGGGTCCCTACGACCGCGATCTCCTCGACAGTGTCGCCTGGGGTCCGCCGCGGACGCGCCAGTTGGTCGAGTACTGGGCACACGAGGCCGCGCTGATGGCCGTCGACGATTGGCCGTTGCTGCGCTGGCGGATGCGGCAATACCGGCACGGCCGCTGGGGCACGCACATCGTCAAGGCCAACCTGCAGCTTGCCGACGAGATCGTCGCCGCCGTCACCGAACTCGGGCCCAGCACCGCCGGGCAGATCGAGGCCTACTTGGAGGCCGAACCGCGCGGCGCGAAGGGGCCCTGGTGGGGGCGCAGCGACACGAAGTGGGTGGCTGAGGCGCTGTTCGCCTCTGGCGTGCTGACGACGGCCACCCGGGTCGGTTTCGCGCGCCACTACGACCTGGTCGAGCGGGTGCTGCCCGCCCACGTTCTGGCCAGGCAGGTCGACGACGACGAGGCCGTCCGGGAGCTCACCCTGCGGGCTGCCACCGCGCTCGGTGTTGCCACCGAGGCCGACATCCGCGACTACTTCCGCCTGTCGGCCCAGCAGGTCAAGCCGGTGATCGCTGAGTTGGTCGCGGCGGGCGAGGTCGAACCTGTGGAGGTCGAAGGATGGTCGGCGCCGGCGTACCTGCGGGCCGGGCAGAAGGTGCCGCGTGTCGACCGGGGGACCGCCTTGTTGTGCCCGTTCGACCCGCTGATCTTCTTTCGGCCGCGGGTGGAGCGGTTGTTCGATTTCCACTACCGCATTGAGATCTACACGCCGGCGGCCAAGCGTCGGTACGGCTATTACGTGTGGCCGTTTCTGCTGGACGGGCGTCTTGTCGGGCGGGTCGACCTCAAAGCCGACCGCGACGCGGGCACACTACGGGTTATGGGTGCGTTCGCCGAACCCGATGCGCCGCGCAAGGCGGTCGCCGAGGCGCTGGCCGGCGAGTTGGCGACGATGGCGTCCTGGCTGGGGTTGGGCGACGTCACTGTCTCCGACCATGGTGATCTGGCCGCGCAGTTGCGTGCCGCTGCCAAACGGTCCGGTTGATGGACGCGCTCAAAGGCACGCTGTGGAAGGCGGCGGACAAGCTACGCGGTTCCCTGTCGGCAAGCCAGTACAAGGATGTCGTGTTGGGGCTGGTGTTCCTGCAGTACGCCGCGGACGGACACTGGAAGTCGTTGGCGGACAAAGCGAAATCTTCTGACATCGGTGAACTGGTCGATGCCGCGATGGGCGAGGTGATGGCAGCCAACCCGGCCCTGGCCGGAACCCTGCCGCGGCGGTACCACGCCCTCGACCAGCGACGGCTCGGCGAACTGGTGGAACTGCTCGGCGCTAACCAGGTAACCGGGCGGGTCGACCACCACGCGCGTGACGTGATGGGGGAGGTGTACGAGTACTTCCTGGGCAATTTCGCGCGTGCGGAAGGGCGCCGCGGCGGGGAATTCTTCACCCCGCCCAGCATCGTGCGGTTGCTGGTGGAGGTCCTCGAACCCACCAGCGGGCGAATTTACGACCCGTGTTGCGGCTCGGGCGGGATGTTCGTGCAGACCGACAAGTTCCTGCGCCGCCAGGACGGCGACATCAAGGACGTCGCCATCTACGGGCAGGAAAGCGTCGAAGAAACCTGGCGAATGGCAAGGATCAATCTCGCCATCCACGGGATCGACAACACCGGAATCGTCCGCGGCGACACCTTTGTCGCCGACCTGCATGACGGCCTGCTGATGGATTACGTGATGGCCAACCCTCCGTTCAACATCAAGGATTGGTCCCGCGACGTACACGATCCGCGCTGGCGCTACGGCGTTCCTCCCGCCACCAACGCGAACTTCGCCTGGATCCAGCACATTCTGTCCAAGCTGGCCCCGCGCGGCCAGGCCGGAGTCGTCATGACCAACGGGTCGATGTCGTCCACCGCGGGCGGGGAGGGCGACATTCGAGCCCGTATCGTCGACGCGGACCTGGTCTCGTGCCTGGTCGCACTGCCCACCCAATTGTTC
Protein-coding regions in this window:
- a CDS encoding winged helix-turn-helix domain-containing protein; translation: MSDRGGILGAVSIATHRLTAAQARRIAVAAQGFSEPRPAGAITRGHLRRLISRIQVLQLDSVSVAVRAHYAPVFSRLGPYDRDLLDSVAWGPPRTRQLVEYWAHEAALMAVDDWPLLRWRMRQYRHGRWGTHIVKANLQLADEIVAAVTELGPSTAGQIEAYLEAEPRGAKGPWWGRSDTKWVAEALFASGVLTTATRVGFARHYDLVERVLPAHVLARQVDDDEAVRELTLRAATALGVATEADIRDYFRLSAQQVKPVIAELVAAGEVEPVEVEGWSAPAYLRAGQKVPRVDRGTALLCPFDPLIFFRPRVERLFDFHYRIEIYTPAAKRRYGYYVWPFLLDGRLVGRVDLKADRDAGTLRVMGAFAEPDAPRKAVAEALAGELATMASWLGLGDVTVSDHGDLAAQLRAAAKRSG
- a CDS encoding class I SAM-dependent DNA methyltransferase → MDALKGTLWKAADKLRGSLSASQYKDVVLGLVFLQYAADGHWKSLADKAKSSDIGELVDAAMGEVMAANPALAGTLPRRYHALDQRRLGELVELLGANQVTGRVDHHARDVMGEVYEYFLGNFARAEGRRGGEFFTPPSIVRLLVEVLEPTSGRIYDPCCGSGGMFVQTDKFLRRQDGDIKDVAIYGQESVEETWRMARINLAIHGIDNTGIVRGDTFVADLHDGLLMDYVMANPPFNIKDWSRDVHDPRWRYGVPPATNANFAWIQHILSKLAPRGQAGVVMTNGSMSSTAGGEGDIRARIVDADLVSCLVALPTQLFRSTGIPVCLWFFARDKEHRRGQVLFIDARGFGYLVDRAERALTDEEIARIGDTYHAWRTKRSAYQDVPGFCKSTTLDHIRASGYVLTPGRYVDAPAPQSDAEPLDDKIARLATELLTALDESARLDDVVREEVERLRWR